A genome region from Streptomyces xanthophaeus includes the following:
- a CDS encoding HAD family hydrolase produces the protein MTEQVLASWNEGPARQAVLDYVHRATTPGEGFVEPADRIATFDNDGTLWVEQPLPPQFDFVFRTWQEEVKADPSLAARQPYKALVEGDQGFFEGLATQEPEAVGTLLEAFARSWAGTAPEEFDARVREWTRTVRDPRFGVPYVELVYRPMLELFDFLRAGGFRVFVCSGGGRDFMRVFAEDTWGILKENIIGSAAAYTYTGGRLVRSRELLGGLDLGPGKPEHIFAHTGRLPAFAGGNADVDIEMLRSAEFGLLVRHDDDRREYAYTKGAEAALAAAGQHGWTVVSMKSDWATLF, from the coding sequence GTGACGGAGCAGGTGCTGGCGAGCTGGAACGAGGGCCCCGCCAGGCAGGCGGTCCTGGACTACGTCCACCGGGCGACGACACCGGGCGAGGGGTTCGTCGAGCCGGCCGACCGGATCGCAACGTTCGACAACGACGGCACGCTGTGGGTCGAGCAGCCGTTGCCGCCGCAGTTCGACTTCGTCTTCCGTACCTGGCAGGAGGAGGTCAAGGCCGACCCTTCGCTCGCGGCGCGCCAGCCGTACAAGGCGCTCGTGGAGGGCGACCAGGGGTTCTTCGAGGGCCTGGCGACGCAGGAACCCGAGGCGGTGGGCACCCTGCTGGAGGCGTTCGCCCGGTCGTGGGCCGGCACGGCACCGGAGGAGTTCGACGCGCGGGTGCGGGAGTGGACCCGGACGGTGCGGGATCCGCGGTTCGGCGTCCCGTACGTGGAGCTGGTCTACCGGCCGATGCTGGAGCTGTTCGACTTCTTGCGGGCCGGCGGGTTCCGGGTGTTCGTGTGCTCGGGCGGCGGTCGCGACTTCATGCGCGTGTTCGCCGAGGACACCTGGGGGATCCTGAAGGAGAACATCATCGGTTCGGCGGCCGCCTACACCTACACCGGCGGCCGGCTCGTCCGCTCCCGCGAGCTCCTGGGCGGCCTGGACCTGGGGCCGGGCAAACCCGAGCACATCTTCGCCCACACCGGCCGGCTGCCGGCCTTCGCGGGCGGCAACGCCGACGTCGACATCGAGATGCTCCGCAGCGCCGAGTTCGGCCTGCTCGTCCGTCACGACGACGACCGGCGCGAGTACGCCTACACCAAGGGCGCCGAGGCCGCCCTTGCCGCGGCCGGGCAGCACGGCTGGACGGTCGTGAGCATGAAGAGCGACTGGGCGACCCTGTTTTGA
- a CDS encoding transglycosylase SLT domain-containing protein, with product MSNAVIRRIAISKKALAGTVVALGVAGSMLATVPAQAAPVSAKAIAQQMIKDPAQFAAFDKIISHESGWDYTATNASSGAYGLAQALPASKMASAGADWKTNPATQIKWGLDYMNDRYGSPVGAWNFWSANHWY from the coding sequence GTGTCCAACGCCGTCATCCGCCGCATCGCCATCTCGAAGAAGGCCCTCGCGGGCACCGTCGTCGCCCTGGGTGTCGCCGGTTCCATGCTTGCCACGGTTCCCGCTCAGGCGGCTCCGGTGAGCGCGAAGGCGATCGCGCAGCAGATGATCAAGGACCCGGCCCAGTTCGCCGCGTTCGACAAGATCATTTCTCATGAGAGTGGCTGGGACTACACCGCGACCAACGCTTCTTCCGGCGCGTACGGCCTGGCCCAGGCCCTGCCGGCCTCGAAGATGGCTTCCGCGGGTGCGGACTGGAAGACGAACCCGGCCACGCAGATCAAGTGGGGCCTGGACTACATGAACGACCGCTACGGCAGCCCCGTCGGCGCCTGGAACTTCTGGTCCGCCAACCACTGGTACTAA
- a CDS encoding alpha/beta hydrolase, whose amino-acid sequence MTRLADDPRRRVVWGISLVLIAVTALLGGAPGTAGAAGAAGAGAVGAPPVPVLSWGPCEGAADGFECATARVPVDYRRPAGPTLALAVTRRAAADPARRTGVLVLHPGGPGNSGVNFARSSYEALPASLRDAFDVVGYDMRGVARSGQVECWDDKEYAAAVDGARGVPGPGALREAVRQGAGFAAACQERSGELVPFIGTASNAGDLDLLRQALGEETLSFYGRSFGSYVGTVYAARFPARVRAMVLDGAYDPRRYADVPYAYDAAQFTALDAALGRFLDWCGRNSAACGFGEGRPRQAFEELKRDLDTDPVITASGRPATGYTLAYRLMFNINAGKEIWPYLGQALRSAQARQASFLLSPPSPASFDFLAANLAVECADRLYPRSRLLLGALVGAEAASAPLLGPPIGLGPPTYDHNHAPACAQWPAERPSRFEGSYRAAGSAPILVLGTTGDPDTPYQDAVALAGTLDRGRLLTFDAEGHTAYHRSACVSALVDDYLATLALPARGTVCADEAPPEPFGRRTAAVEVDETHDVIPVLR is encoded by the coding sequence ATGACCCGTTTGGCCGACGACCCCCGCAGGCGCGTGGTGTGGGGGATATCCCTGGTCCTGATCGCGGTCACCGCGCTCCTCGGGGGAGCGCCCGGCACCGCCGGGGCCGCCGGCGCGGCGGGGGCGGGGGCCGTGGGGGCGCCGCCCGTCCCGGTGCTGTCCTGGGGTCCCTGCGAAGGGGCGGCGGACGGCTTCGAGTGCGCGACCGCCCGGGTTCCGGTGGACTACCGCCGGCCCGCCGGGCCCACGCTCGCGCTCGCTGTCACCCGCCGGGCGGCGGCCGACCCGGCGCGCCGCACCGGTGTCCTGGTGCTGCATCCCGGCGGGCCCGGCAACTCCGGTGTGAACTTCGCCCGCAGCAGCTACGAGGCCCTGCCCGCCTCCCTGCGCGACGCCTTCGACGTCGTCGGGTACGACATGCGCGGGGTGGCGCGCAGCGGGCAGGTGGAGTGCTGGGACGACAAGGAGTACGCCGCCGCGGTCGACGGTGCGCGCGGTGTGCCCGGGCCGGGGGCCCTGAGGGAGGCCGTGCGCCAGGGCGCCGGCTTCGCCGCCGCCTGCCAGGAACGCTCCGGGGAACTGGTGCCGTTCATCGGCACCGCCTCGAACGCCGGGGACCTCGACCTGCTGAGGCAGGCCCTGGGCGAGGAGACACTGTCCTTCTACGGCCGTTCCTTCGGCAGCTACGTCGGCACCGTCTACGCGGCGCGGTTCCCGGCGCGGGTGCGTGCCATGGTCCTGGACGGGGCCTACGATCCGCGCCGCTACGCGGATGTGCCGTACGCGTACGACGCCGCGCAGTTCACGGCCCTGGACGCAGCCCTCGGCCGGTTCCTGGACTGGTGCGGGCGCAACTCGGCGGCCTGCGGGTTCGGTGAGGGCCGGCCGCGGCAGGCGTTCGAGGAACTGAAGCGGGACCTGGACACGGACCCGGTGATCACCGCGAGCGGGCGCCCGGCCACCGGCTACACCCTGGCCTACCGCCTGATGTTCAACATCAACGCGGGCAAGGAGATCTGGCCCTACCTGGGGCAGGCTCTGCGGTCGGCCCAGGCCCGGCAGGCCTCGTTCCTGCTGTCGCCCCCCTCACCCGCCTCGTTCGACTTCCTCGCCGCCAACCTGGCCGTCGAATGCGCCGACCGCCTCTACCCCCGAAGCCGGCTCCTGCTGGGCGCGCTGGTCGGCGCCGAGGCCGCGTCCGCACCGCTGCTGGGACCCCCGATCGGCCTCGGGCCGCCGACCTACGACCACAACCACGCCCCGGCCTGCGCCCAGTGGCCGGCCGAGCGCCCGAGCCGCTTCGAGGGCTCCTACCGGGCGGCGGGATCCGCCCCGATCCTGGTCCTGGGCACGACCGGGGACCCGGACACCCCCTACCAGGACGCCGTGGCCCTGGCCGGGACGCTGGACCGCGGACGGCTGCTGACCTTCGACGCCGAAGGACACACCGCCTACCACCGCAGTGCGTGTGTCAGCGCCCTGGTCGACGACTACCTCGCCACTCTGGCACTGCCCGCGCGGGGCACCGTCTGCGCGGACGAGGCTCCCCCGGAACCGTTCGGCCGCCGCACCGCGGCCGTCGAGGTCGACGAGACACACGACGTGATCCCGGTCCTGCGCTGA